A genome region from Erigeron canadensis isolate Cc75 chromosome 3, C_canadensis_v1, whole genome shotgun sequence includes the following:
- the LOC122593839 gene encoding elicitor-responsive protein 1-like yields MMSIHGSLLEVTVVSCSKLKDTEWLSRQDPYVCVEYGSNRSTTRTCTDGGKNPTFQEKFVYSLVEGLREINVAVWNSNTVTHDDYIGSVRIPLTKALSHGFDDSTWPLQSKTGRHAGEVRLIMHYSNGNKPSKSLAPSYAPHNAPPVPTYSAPPPAAYYPPTPYPSYAPNSGGYPPAPYPPQATTYPPTPYPPNPAYGSHYPHGSPFPGTYPPPPY; encoded by the exons ATGATGAGCATTCATGGCAGTCTTCTTGAAGTCACGG TTGTTAGCTGCAGTAAACTGAAAGATACGGAATGGTTATCTAGGCAAGATCCTTATGTCTGTGTCGAATATGGTAGCAATAGATCTACCACGCGTACCTGTACAG atggAGGCAAGAACCCTACATTCCAAGAGAAATTTGTGTATTCCCTAGTTGAGGGCCTAAGAGAGATCAACGTTGCCGTTTGGAATAGTAATACTGTCACACATGATGATTACATAGGTAGCGTAAG GATTCCATTGACAAAGGCTCTTTCTCATGGATTTGATGATAGTACCTGGCCATTACAAAGTAAAACTGGCAG GCATGCTGGAGAGGTTCGATTGATAATGCATTATTCCAATGGCAAT AAACCATCTAAAAGTTTAGCTCCATCGTATGCTCCACATAACGCACCTCCGGTTCCTACGTACTCTGCTCCACCACCAGCTGCATATTATCCTCCAACTCCCTACCCATCCTACGCACCTAATTCAGGTGGCTATCCACCGGCTCCATATCCACCTCAGGCAACTACTTATCCTCCGACGCCTTATCCACCTAATCCAGCTTATGGATCCCATTATCCCCATG GTTCTCCATTTCCAGGGACTTATCCTCCACCACCATATTGA
- the LOC122591304 gene encoding uncharacterized protein LOC122591304 isoform X1: MHPVEFDLIFKDTRSYYYIWRPRPPPGYRALGFIVTTLAMRGPIKPKLSDVMCVREDLTQSCELGDDLCANLSELKIFNTKAFKTGMFSKGVPVGTFVSTFSDSYLPHVGCCLRNLNPNLEAMPNLKQVDALIQHYGPILYFHPNEVYFPSSVSWFFKKGAKLFKKGKSSNGIPIDPHGSNLPRGGTNDGSFWLDLPSKGVDDVKHGDLESAELYVHVKPAFAGTFTDIDMWFFCPFGKHVGNWEHFTLRISNFNGELYSVYFSGDSGGKWVDATRLEFFKGNKPIVYSAKGGHATFPNAGTCIKGLSKLGIGLKMQADVNIQFIDASNKYHIVAAEYLGGVVEEPDWLQYMRVWGPTISFDWRPELKKSITHLPFLTRLMVKKLIHLFPYNKERRTGPKERRSWFGDEQQ, from the coding sequence ATGCATCCCGTCGAGTTCGATTTAATCTTTAAAGACACAAGATCGTATTATTATATTTGGCGACCACGCCCTCCTCCGGGTTACAGAGCACTTGGATTTATTGTCACCACTTTAGCTATGAGGGGTCCAATTAAACCAAAACTCAGTGATGTTATGTGTGTTCGTGAAGATCTTACGCAGTCTTGTGAACTTGGTGACGACCTTTGTGCAAACCTTTCCGAGTTAAAAATCTTCAACACCAAAGCTTTTAAGACCGGGATGTTTTCTAAAGGTGTTCCTGTTGGGACATTTGTTTCTACTTTTTCGGATTCATATCTTCCCCATGTGGGGTGTTGCTTGAGGAATTTGAACCCTAATCTTGAAGCAATGCCAAACCTAAAGCAAGTGGATGCCTTAATTCAGCATTATGGGCCCATACTTTACTTCCACCCCAATGAGGTGTATTTCCCATCTTCGGTTTCATGGTTTTTCAAGAAAGGGGCCAAACTCTTCAAGAAAGGTAAGTCGTCTAACGGGATACCTATTGATCCTCATGGATCAAACTTACCACGAGGCGGAACAAATGATGGCAGCTTCTGGTTGGATTTACCCTCAAAGGGCGTGGATGACGTCAAACATGGTGACCTTGAGAGTGCAGAACTTTACGTTCACGTGAAACCAGCTTTTGCTGGTACTTTCACTGACATTGATATGTGGTTTTTTTGTCCTTTTGGCAAACACGTCGGTAATTGGGAGCATTTCACGCTGCGGATAAGCAACTTCAACGGTGAGCTTTACAGTGTGTACTTTTCAGGGGATAGTGGCGGCAAATGGGTCGATGCTACTCGTCTTGAGTTCTTCAAGGGGAACAAGCCAATTGTTTATTCTGCTAAAGGCGGCCACGCTACTTTCCCTAATGCTGGAACTTGCATTAAAGGGCTGTCCAAGCTAGGTATTGGACTGAAGATGCAAGCTGATGTAAACATTCAGTTCATTGACGCTAGCAACAAGTATCATATTGTTGCAGCAGAGTATCTTGGTGGTGTTGTGGAAGAACCGGACTGGTTGCAATATATGCGGGTTTGGGGACCAACAATATCGTTTGATTGGCGGCCTGAGCTCAAAAAGAGCATAACCCACCTGCCGTTTCTCACTCGGCTGATGGTGAAGAAGCTGATCCATCTCTTCCCATACAACAAGGAAAGGCGGACAGGGCCCAAGGAAAGGCGTAGTTGGTTTGGAGATGAACAACAATGA
- the LOC122591304 gene encoding uncharacterized protein LOC122591304 isoform X6, with the protein MNPLYGAIGYLKSFTDPGPHGSGRYSEHMLLEVEMKLFIKDAQLHDPNGIANLSVTHVDWCEQKWHPKSYEKKDITSITQKCSSYTQIKGWESEILEENCDKKVELLKNTTCLSQDVQSMRENMLFILQQQYGTQFATVKTMFHG; encoded by the exons ATGAACCCTTTGTATGGTGCAATTGGGTACCTAAAAAG CTTCACAGATCCTGGTCCGCATGGAAGTGGCAGGTACTCTGAGCACATGTTACTCGAAGTTGAGATGAAACTCTTCATAAAGGATGCTCAG CTGCATGATCCCAACGGGATTGCAAACTTGTCGGTTACACACGTTGATTGGTGCGAACAAAAATGGCATCCAAAATCTTACGAGAAAAAGGATATTACG TCTATtactcaaaagtgttcaagttacACGCAAATAAAAG GGTGGGAAAGTGAAATTCTGGAAGAAAATTGTGACAAAAAAGTAGAGCTGCTAAAGAACACAACTTGCCTATCACAAGATGTTCAAAGCATGAGGGAAAATATGTTGTTTATACTACAACAACAGTATGGAACACAATTCGCCACCGTCAAGACGATGTTCCATGGGTGA
- the LOC122591304 gene encoding uncharacterized protein LOC122591304 isoform X5, which produces MNPLYGAIGYLKRLGWWLKDFTDPGPHGSGRYSEHMLLEVEMKLFIKDAQLHDPNGIANLSVTHVDWCEQKWHPKSYEKKDITSITQKCSSYTQIKGWESEILEENCDKKVELLKNTTCLSQDVQSMRENMLFILQQQYGTQFATVKTMFHG; this is translated from the exons ATGAACCCTTTGTATGGTGCAATTGGGTACCTAAAAAGGTTGGGGTGGTGGCTTAAAGA CTTCACAGATCCTGGTCCGCATGGAAGTGGCAGGTACTCTGAGCACATGTTACTCGAAGTTGAGATGAAACTCTTCATAAAGGATGCTCAG CTGCATGATCCCAACGGGATTGCAAACTTGTCGGTTACACACGTTGATTGGTGCGAACAAAAATGGCATCCAAAATCTTACGAGAAAAAGGATATTACG TCTATtactcaaaagtgttcaagttacACGCAAATAAAAG GGTGGGAAAGTGAAATTCTGGAAGAAAATTGTGACAAAAAAGTAGAGCTGCTAAAGAACACAACTTGCCTATCACAAGATGTTCAAAGCATGAGGGAAAATATGTTGTTTATACTACAACAACAGTATGGAACACAATTCGCCACCGTCAAGACGATGTTCCATGGGTGA
- the LOC122591304 gene encoding uncharacterized protein LOC122591304 isoform X2 — MFARFSTHMVLTGVNMERLMKGVVGNGSNMLFWKDWWIGKDRLMEIYTQLYSLEKRKACLVSDRICNIGSSILIKWEWHRKLVSPLELSALNQLTAHLSFTDPGPHGSGRYSEHMLLEVEMKLFIKDAQLHDPNGIANLSVTHVDWCEQKWHPKSYEKKDITSITQKCSSYTQIKGWESEILEENCDKKVELLKNTTCLSQDVQSMRENMLFILQQQYGTQFATVKTMFHG, encoded by the exons ATGTTTGCAAGATTTTCAACTCACATGGTATTAACTGGTGTGAATATGGAAAGATTAATGAAAGGAGTAGTTGGTAATGGATCTAATATGCTGTTTTGGAAAGACTGGTGGATTGGAAAGGATAGATTAATGGAAATATATACACAATTGTATAGCTTAGAAAAACGGAAGGCTTGCTTGGTTTCAGATAGAATATGTAACATTGGCAGTTCGATCTTAATCAAATGGGAATGGCACAGGAAGCTAGTTAGCCCTCTTGAGCTTTCTGCCTTGAATCAACTAACCGCCCATCTCAG CTTCACAGATCCTGGTCCGCATGGAAGTGGCAGGTACTCTGAGCACATGTTACTCGAAGTTGAGATGAAACTCTTCATAAAGGATGCTCAG CTGCATGATCCCAACGGGATTGCAAACTTGTCGGTTACACACGTTGATTGGTGCGAACAAAAATGGCATCCAAAATCTTACGAGAAAAAGGATATTACG TCTATtactcaaaagtgttcaagttacACGCAAATAAAAG GGTGGGAAAGTGAAATTCTGGAAGAAAATTGTGACAAAAAAGTAGAGCTGCTAAAGAACACAACTTGCCTATCACAAGATGTTCAAAGCATGAGGGAAAATATGTTGTTTATACTACAACAACAGTATGGAACACAATTCGCCACCGTCAAGACGATGTTCCATGGGTGA
- the LOC122591304 gene encoding uncharacterized protein LOC122591304 isoform X3: MFARFSTHMVLTGVNMERLMKGVVGNGSNMLFWKDWWIGKDRLMEIYTQLYSLEKRKACLVSDRICNIGSSILIKWEWHRKLVSPLELSALNQLTAHLSFTDPGPHGSGRYSEHMLLEVEMKLFIKDAQLHDPNGIANLSVTHVDWCEQKWHPKSYEKKDITVLLPYSKYTDLMNLTHFGCITLAVYYSKVFKLHANKRTELASDKLKIVC, from the exons ATGTTTGCAAGATTTTCAACTCACATGGTATTAACTGGTGTGAATATGGAAAGATTAATGAAAGGAGTAGTTGGTAATGGATCTAATATGCTGTTTTGGAAAGACTGGTGGATTGGAAAGGATAGATTAATGGAAATATATACACAATTGTATAGCTTAGAAAAACGGAAGGCTTGCTTGGTTTCAGATAGAATATGTAACATTGGCAGTTCGATCTTAATCAAATGGGAATGGCACAGGAAGCTAGTTAGCCCTCTTGAGCTTTCTGCCTTGAATCAACTAACCGCCCATCTCAG CTTCACAGATCCTGGTCCGCATGGAAGTGGCAGGTACTCTGAGCACATGTTACTCGAAGTTGAGATGAAACTCTTCATAAAGGATGCTCAG CTGCATGATCCCAACGGGATTGCAAACTTGTCGGTTACACACGTTGATTGGTGCGAACAAAAATGGCATCCAAAATCTTACGAGAAAAAGGATATTACGGTATTACTGCCTTACTCAAAATATACTGATTTAATGAATTTGACTCATTTTGGTTGTATTACTCTCGCAGTCTATtactcaaaagtgttcaagttacACGCAAATAAAAG GACAGAACTGGCTTCTGACAAATTAAAAATCGTATGCTAG
- the LOC122591304 gene encoding uncharacterized protein LOC122591304 isoform X4 encodes MFARFSTHMVLTGVNMERLMKGVVGNGSNMLFWKDWWIGKDRLMEIYTQLYSLEKRKACLVSDRICNIGSSILIKWEWHRKLVSPLELSALNQLTAHLSFTDPGPHGSGRYSEHMLLEVEMKLFIKDAQLHDPNGIANLSVTHVDWCEQKWHPKSYEKKDITSITQKCSSYTQIKGQNWLLTN; translated from the exons ATGTTTGCAAGATTTTCAACTCACATGGTATTAACTGGTGTGAATATGGAAAGATTAATGAAAGGAGTAGTTGGTAATGGATCTAATATGCTGTTTTGGAAAGACTGGTGGATTGGAAAGGATAGATTAATGGAAATATATACACAATTGTATAGCTTAGAAAAACGGAAGGCTTGCTTGGTTTCAGATAGAATATGTAACATTGGCAGTTCGATCTTAATCAAATGGGAATGGCACAGGAAGCTAGTTAGCCCTCTTGAGCTTTCTGCCTTGAATCAACTAACCGCCCATCTCAG CTTCACAGATCCTGGTCCGCATGGAAGTGGCAGGTACTCTGAGCACATGTTACTCGAAGTTGAGATGAAACTCTTCATAAAGGATGCTCAG CTGCATGATCCCAACGGGATTGCAAACTTGTCGGTTACACACGTTGATTGGTGCGAACAAAAATGGCATCCAAAATCTTACGAGAAAAAGGATATTACG TCTATtactcaaaagtgttcaagttacACGCAAATAAAAG GACAGAACTGGCTTCTGACAAATTAA
- the LOC122592812 gene encoding phosphatidylinositol 3,4,5-trisphosphate 3-phosphatase and protein-tyrosine-phosphatase PTEN2A-like, producing MDVESAKASPPVKDLDLEASNTVNSGHDTVAQDTSSKFSASSLSSWAKSFKFPQPLGGSQAESSSENTGKSSFTRLTSGLGLRLSPKASEQNDNPDEASKTPQAGFIGTLTKGFVDTSKSAVKAVQVKARHAVSQNKRRYQEGGFDLDMTYITENIIAMGFPAGDMSSGFFGYVEGFYRNHMEEVIKFFETNHKDKYKVYNLCSERLYDASLFEGKVASFPFDDHNCPPIQLIISFCHSAYSWLKEDIENVVVVHCKAGMARTGLMITSLLLYLKFFPTAEESMDYYNQKRCVDGKGLVLPSQIRYVKYFERVLTHFNGEDPPGRRCMLRGIRLHRCPYWIRPSITISDDNGVLFSTKKHPRTKDLSPEDYWFAAPRKGIMVFALPGEPGLTELSGNFKIHFHDRQGDFYCWLNTTMIENRTILTTSDLDGFDKRKLPSPGFQVEVVVVDYDTIAQAKPQTERTTKPAESTTTNPAPASPSEAASTLPKDSGTNEKDDEVFSDNESTGTDTKSSKIETLSNKTQNLSLENSGSKQGDTSKEPKQDSATDAVKSGLGDTNSFGAVSDFKAMAADASVFTFGDDEDYESD from the exons ATGGATGTGGAATCTGCCAAGGCTTCACCTCCTGTTAAAGATTTGGATTTAGAAGCTTCTAACACTGTAAATAGTGGACATGATACTGTTGCACAAGATACATCATCAAAGTTCTCTGCTTCTAGCCTAAGCTCATGGgcaaaaagttttaaatttccTCAACCTTTGGGAGGCTCACAAGCCGAGTCTTCATCTGAGAACACTGGAAAATCATCCTTTACACGTCTGACAAGTGGGCTTGGGTTACGGTTATCTCCAAaagcttctgaacaaaatgatAATCCTGATGAAGCTTCAAAAACGCCACAAGCTGGTTTCATTGGGACTCTCACAAAAGGTTTTGTTGACACATCTAAAAGTGCAGTGAAGGCTGTGCAAGTAAAAGCTCGTCATGCTGTATCTCAAAACAAACGCAGATATCAG GAAGGAGGATTCGATTTAGATATGACATACATTACCGAGAATATAATTGCAATGGGATTTCCTGCTGGTGATATGAGCTCAGGTTTCTTTGGATATGTTGAG GGATTTTACCGTAACCACATGGAGGAAGTAATTAAGTTCTTTGAAACCAATCACAAG GACAAGTACAAGGTCTACAATCTATGCTCAGAGAGGCTCTATGACGCATCACTCTTTGAAGGGAAG GTTGCTAGTTTCCCATTTGATGATCACAATTGTCCTCCAATTCAACTCATCATATCATTTTGCCATAGTGCCTACTCATGGTTAAAAGAGGACATTGaaaatgttgttgttgttcactGTAAGGCGGGAATGGCAAGGACTGGCTTAATGATCACAAGTTTGCTTTTATATCTCAAG TTTTTCCCTACAGCCGAGGAATCTATGGACTATTATAACCAAAAAAGATGCGTTGATGGGAAGGGGCTTGTTCTTCCGAGTCAAATT agGTACGTTAAATATTTTGAACGTGTTCTGACACACTTTAATGGAGAAGATCCGCCTGGGCGCAG GTGTATGCTTCGGGGTATTCGCCTTCATAGGTGTCCTTATTGGATCAGACCATCTATTACAATTTCGGACGATAATG gtgTTCTGTTTTCCACCAAAAAGCACCCTAGAACCAAGGACCTTTCG CCTGAAGATTATTGGTTTGCTGCACCCAGAAAGGGTATAATGGTCTTTGCTCTGCCTGGGGAGCCTGGTCTGACAGAATTATCTGGAAATTTTAAGATCCACTTTCATGATCGTCAAGGAGACTTCTACTG ttGGCTGAACACAACAATGATCGAGAACAGGACAATACTGACCACCAGTGATCTTGACGGGTTTGACAAG AGGAAACTACCATCCCCAGGATTTCAAGTGGAGGTTGTTGTTGTGGACTATGACACCATTGCTCAAGCAAAACCACAAACTGAACGTACCACTAAACCAGCTGAGAGTACAACCACAAATCCTGCCCCCGCTTCCCCCTCAGAGGCCGCATCAACCTTGCCTAAAGATTCCGGAACTAATGAAAAAGATGACGAGGTGTTCTCTGATAACGAGTCAACTGGCACTGATACCAAATCTAGTAAAATTGAAACTTTGTCAAATAAAACCCAAAATCTTTCTCTAGAAAACTCAGGGTCCAAACAGGGTGATACTTCGAAGGAGCCCAAACAGGACTCGGCAACAGATGCTGTAAAATCAGGCCTTGGTGACACAAACTCTTTTGGGGCAGTAAGTGATTTTAAGGCAATGGCTGCTGATGCATCCGTATTCACTTTTGGAGATGATGAAGACTATGAAAGTGACTGA
- the LOC122590699 gene encoding polyadenylate-binding protein 2-like — translation MASAQVQIQSQGQGQGQVPVVSGGGAPVVVGGAAGGGQQFVPTSLYVGDLEWNVTDSQLYDLFNQLGQVVSVRVCRDLSTRRSLGYGYVNYANPQDAARAMEVLNFTPLNGKAIRIMYSHRDPSTRKSGSGNIFIKNLDKAIDQKALHDTFSTFGNILSCKIATDSTGQSKGYGFVQYEAEESAQKAIEKLNGMLLNDKQVYVGPFLRKQEREMAVDKTKFTNIYVKNLSEATTDEELNKVFSEYGTVTSAVVMRDADGNSKGFGFVNYENAEDAAKAVESLNGQKFDNKEWYVGKAQKKHEREQELKQRFEQSMKEAVDKSQGLNLYIKNLDDTVDDDSLKELFSSYGTITSCKVMRDPNGTSKGSGFVAFSTPEEASRALFEMNGKMVASKPLYVALAQRKEERRARLQAQFSQMRPIAMAPTVAPRMPLYPPGGPGIGQQIFYGQQPTFIPPQPGFGYQQQLVPGMRPGGAPMPNFFMPMGLQGQQGQRPGGRRAAGPGQQNQQPVPLMQQQMMPRGRMYRYPPGRNAPDGSMAGIGGGGMVSVPYDMSGGMPLRDAGISQPIPIGALASALANASPTEQRTMLGENLYPLVEQLEPEAAAKVTGMLLEMDQTEVLHLLESPDALKAKVAEAMEVLRNVSQQQQQGGVANQLAGLSLNDGIVS, via the exons ATGGCTAGTGCTCAGGTTCagattcaaagtcaaggtcaagGTCAAGGTCAAGTACCGGTGGTGAGTGGTGGTGGTGCACCGGTGGTTGTTGGTGGTGCTGCTGGTGGTGGACAGCAGTTTGTGCCTACTTCATTGTATGTTGGTGATTTGGAGTGGAATGTGACTGATTCACAGCTGTATGATTTGTTTAATCAGTTAGGACAAGTTGTTTCGGTTCGAGTTTGTAGGGATTTATCGACTCGAAGGTCGCTTGGTTACGGTTACGTTAACTATGCCAATCCTCAAGACG CTGCAAGAGCAATGGAGGTTTTGAACTTCACACCTCTAAATGGCAAGGCAATCAGAATAATGTATTCTCATCGTGATCCTAGTACACGCAAAAGTGGATCTGGAAATATCTTTATTAAG AATTTGGACAAGGCAATTGACCAGAAGGCATTGCATGACACTTTCTCTACATTTGGAAATATCCTCTCTTGCAAGATAGCAACTGATTCAACTGGTCAGTCGAAGGGATATGGTTTTGTGCAGTATGAAGCTGAGGAATCTGCAcaaaaagctattgaaaagcTCAATGGCATGCTTCTGAATGACAAACAAGTATATGTCGGACCCTTTCTGCGTAAGCAAGAGAGAGAAATGGCAGTGGACAAGACAAAATTTACTAATATCTATGTCAAAAATCTCTCGGAAGCAACCACGGATGAAGAGTTGAATAAGGTATTTAGTGAATATGGAACTGTAACAAGTGCTGTTGTGATGCGAGATGCTGATGGAAACTCCAAAGGTTTTGGATTTGTCAATTATGAGAATGCTGAAGATGCTGCGAAAGCAGTTGAATCCCTTAATGGCCAGAAGTTTGATAACAAAGAATGGTATGTGGGAAAAGCTCAAAAAAAGCATGAGAGGGAACAGGAATTGAAACAACGATTTGAGCAGAGTATGAAGGAGGCTGTTGACAAATCACAAGGACTAAACCTGTACATAAAAAATTTAGATGATACAGTTGACGATGATAGCCTGAAGGAGCTGTTCTCTTCTTATGGTACCATAACTTCTTGCAAG GTGATGCGTGATCCTAATGGAACGAGCAAGGGATCAGGTTTTGTTGCGTTTTCAACACCAGAGGAAGCTTCTAGAGCA CTTTTTGAGATGAATGGGAAGATGGTTGCTAGCAAGCCTCTCTATGTTGCACTTGCACAACGCAAGGAAGAGAGGAGGGCAAGGTTGCAG GCACAGTTCTCGCAGATGCGCCCGATTGCTATGGCACCAACAGTAGCACCTCGTATGCCATTGTACCCACCTGGGGGACCAGGTATAGGACAACAAATATTTTATGGTCAACAGCCTACATTCATTCCTCCCCAG CCTGGATTTGGGTATCAGCAGCAACTTGTACCGGGAATGAGGCCTGGTGGGGCTCCAATGCCGAACTTCTTTATGCCAATGGGACTCCAAGGGCAGCAAGGACAGAGGCCCGGTGGCAGACGTGCTGCTGGACCTGGTCAGCAAAACCAGCAGCCGGTTCCTCTTATGCAGCAGCAG ATGATGCCACGTGGGAGAATGTATCGATACCCTCCTGGTCGCAATGCACCTGATGGTTCCATGGCTGGTATTGGAGGTGGAGGCATGGTTTCTGTTCCATATGACATGAGTGGAGGCATGCCATTGCGTGATGCTGGAATCTCTCAACCAATCCCAATTGGTGCTTTAGCTTCGGCTCTTGCAAATGCATCTCCCACTGAGCAGAGAACG ATGCTGGGAGAGAATCTATATCCTCTAGTGGAACAGCTAGAACCTGAAGCTGCAGCGAAGGTAACAGGGATGCTTCTGGAGATGGATCAGACTGAGGTTCTTCACTTGCTTGAGTCTCCTGATGCTCTGAAAGCAAAGGTCGCAGAGGCTATGGAGGTTTTGAGGAATGTATCTCAACAACAGCAGCAGGGTGGTGTGGCTAATCAATTGGCTGGTTTGTCACTGAACGATGGAATTGTTTCCTAA